The following nucleotide sequence is from Acidimicrobiales bacterium.
AGACCAGGGTGTTGGCCGTTCCGAGGTCGACCGCCATGTCGCGGCCGAGGAGCGAGGACCAAAGATTGTCAGACACCCGGAACTCGCCTCCCGATCGGACCATGACGGGCAGCCCGAAAGGGTACACGGGCGATCCCCGGCGCGGCCACGCCCCCCGGGGGGCCGCCTACAGGCCCGGGAAGAAGATCCCGATCTCCCGGGCCGCCGACTCCGGCCCGTCCGAGCCGTGCACCAGGTTCTCGGTCATCACCGTGGCCAGATCACCACGGATCGTGCCCGGCGCGGCGTCCACGGGGTTGGTGGCGCCCATCAGGGTCCGGACCACCTTCCAGGTGTCGGGCGGGCCCTCGACGACCATCACCAGGGCCGGTGAGCGGGTGATGAAGGCCACCAGGTCCTCGTAGAAGGGCTTGCCGT
It contains:
- the ndk gene encoding nucleoside-diphosphate kinase, whose product is MNRTLVICKPDAVERGLVGEIVGRLERKGLRLVAAELRTIDSAVAGRHYEEHHGKPFYEDLVAFITRSPALVMVVEGPPDTWKVVRTLMGATNPVDAAPGTIRGDLATVMTENLVHGSDGPESAAREIGIFFPGL